One region of uncultured Sulfurimonas sp. genomic DNA includes:
- a CDS encoding protoglobin domain-containing protein, translating to MQQYTQLKSHYKFTDEEALLLKQLQPRMQTLADTFIDDFYDYIWGFGKTAQFLKNKEIIANHRKKIKEWFINLFCGKYDMNYFMYIYSIGEIHVRIGLPTHYVNSAFTFVRTFILQSIEDNFVNKEQHVKEIKAVEKILDMNLDVLTSSYREEELSKFLSLSKFEKTILSGLKNFNSYINFFLAGALALVAFFAIGLFSYDIYLLFFSDIGIEKGILTVLGSLLVLWAAIELIHEEINHLQGKGFAIGAFIMLAMAALIRKILIYSLSSEKSGELLIIGAVIVSLAIAYWLVGAKKKNTLA from the coding sequence ATGCAACAATATACCCAATTAAAAAGTCATTATAAATTTACAGATGAAGAAGCCTTGCTTTTAAAACAACTCCAACCTAGAATGCAAACACTTGCAGATACATTTATAGATGACTTTTATGACTATATATGGGGCTTTGGAAAAACTGCACAATTTTTAAAAAACAAAGAGATTATTGCAAATCATCGCAAAAAAATAAAAGAGTGGTTTATAAACCTCTTTTGTGGAAAATATGACATGAATTATTTTATGTATATTTACAGCATCGGAGAGATTCATGTTAGGATTGGTTTACCAACTCACTATGTAAACTCCGCTTTTACATTTGTTAGAACTTTCATACTACAAAGCATTGAAGACAATTTTGTCAATAAAGAGCAACATGTTAAAGAGATTAAAGCAGTTGAAAAAATTTTAGATATGAATCTTGATGTTCTTACAAGTTCTTATAGAGAAGAAGAACTTAGCAAATTTTTATCTCTCTCAAAATTTGAAAAAACTATACTCTCAGGACTTAAGAACTTTAACTCATATATAAACTTCTTTTTAGCTGGAGCATTGGCTCTTGTTGCATTTTTTGCTATTGGACTTTTTTCTTACGATATTTATCTGCTTTTTTTCTCAGATATTGGTATAGAAAAAGGAATACTTACAGTTTTAGGAAGTTTACTTGTTTTATGGGCAGCCATAGAACTAATACATGAAGAGATAAATCATCTTCAAGGAAAAGGTTTTGCCATAGGTGCTTTTATAATGCTTGCAATGGCAGCACTTATAAGAAAGATATTGATTTACTCACTCTCTTCTGAAAAATCTGGAGAACTTCTAATCATAGGTGCTGTAATAGTAAGTTTAGCTATTGCATACTGGCTTGTTGGTGCGAAGAAAAAAAATACTTTAGCTTAA
- a CDS encoding MTH1187 family thiamine-binding protein, with product MSVLLEFAMFPTSDGCRDGSSVSTQVSKIIDAIDKSGVSYQLTPMGTIVETDTMREALNIIELAYEQLNDCQRVYSSLKFDIRKNTKNRLKTKIASIEKALNREVNH from the coding sequence ATGAGTGTACTTTTAGAATTTGCAATGTTTCCAACTTCTGATGGGTGTAGAGATGGTTCTTCCGTTTCTACTCAAGTTAGTAAAATCATAGATGCTATAGACAAATCAGGTGTATCATATCAACTTACACCTATGGGAACTATAGTTGAGACTGATACCATGAGAGAAGCTCTAAATATTATTGAACTTGCATATGAACAGCTAAATGATTGTCAAAGAGTTTACTCATCTTTAAAATTCGATATTAGAAAAAATACAAAAAATAGACTAAAAACAAAAATAGCATCTATAGAAAAAGCATTAAATAGAGAAGTAAACCACTAA
- the pgsA gene encoding CDP-diacylglycerol--glycerol-3-phosphate 3-phosphatidyltransferase, with amino-acid sequence MLNLPNALASLRILIAPLMFWVILNPQIFTDNGYHISWNYYFASLLFVLASATDFFDGYIAREWNQMTLLGGILDPLADKMLTLAAFLGLMMIGEASAWAIYIIIVRELFITGIRTVAVSEGLDVKASWAGKVKTVAQMIAIGFLLMHWPFGDELLWLAVALTVYSGLEYLWGFRKELLKDEIA; translated from the coding sequence TTGTTAAACCTCCCAAACGCCCTAGCATCTCTTCGCATACTTATAGCACCTTTGATGTTTTGGGTTATTTTAAATCCTCAAATTTTCACAGATAATGGTTATCATATCTCATGGAACTACTACTTTGCATCTCTACTTTTTGTTTTAGCATCTGCTACTGACTTTTTTGATGGTTATATTGCTCGTGAATGGAACCAAATGACTCTTCTTGGTGGCATCTTAGACCCACTTGCAGACAAGATGCTAACATTAGCTGCATTTTTAGGTCTTATGATGATAGGCGAAGCTTCTGCTTGGGCTATCTACATCATCATAGTTCGTGAACTTTTTATAACGGGTATCAGAACTGTAGCTGTAAGTGAAGGACTTGATGTAAAAGCTTCATGGGCTGGAAAAGTAAAAACAGTAGCTCAAATGATTGCTATTGGATTTTTGCTTATGCATTGGCCTTTTGGTGATGAGCTTTTGTGGCTTGCAGTTGCACTTACTGTTTACTCTGGTTTGGAGTATCTTTGGGGATTTAGAAAAGAACTTCTTAAGGATGAAATAGCATGA
- the rseP gene encoding RIP metalloprotease RseP — protein sequence MSILVSLLVLSALIFFHELGHYTAARLMGVSVEVFSIGFGKRLVTFKKWSTEWSISAVPLGGYVRMKGQDDSDPTKKSLDADSYNVKTPMQKIFILLAGPLANFVLAFILYFVIALGGPNILSPVIGDVVKDSPAQIAGLKTNDTIKSINGVEITTWKEMAKIIEDADGSLNVEIIRDGFIEFKTLTPSIRETTNMFNEVIQKKMIGIGSAGVSHRLDLSASETLHYATEQTIFASTLIFTGLKKLIFGEVPAKELGGVISIVKLTSDATDAGWMSVLFFAALISVNLGVLNLLPIPALDGGHIMFNLYEFIFRREASEAIIIKLTIAGWVVLFSLMGLGLFNDINRLMG from the coding sequence ATGAGTATTTTAGTATCTCTTTTAGTCTTATCTGCACTTATTTTTTTTCATGAACTTGGTCACTACACAGCGGCAAGACTTATGGGCGTATCAGTTGAAGTCTTTAGCATCGGTTTTGGAAAAAGATTAGTAACCTTTAAAAAATGGAGTACAGAGTGGAGCATCTCGGCTGTACCACTTGGTGGATATGTCCGCATGAAAGGCCAAGATGATTCTGATCCTACCAAAAAAAGTCTAGATGCAGACAGTTATAATGTAAAAACTCCAATGCAAAAGATATTTATACTCTTAGCTGGACCTCTTGCTAACTTCGTTCTTGCCTTTATTCTTTACTTTGTTATAGCACTAGGAGGACCAAATATTTTATCTCCTGTTATCGGAGATGTTGTAAAAGATTCACCAGCCCAAATTGCAGGACTTAAAACAAATGATACTATCAAGTCTATTAATGGTGTTGAGATAACTACATGGAAAGAGATGGCAAAGATCATCGAAGATGCTGATGGTTCTTTAAATGTAGAGATTATAAGAGATGGTTTTATAGAGTTTAAAACTCTAACTCCAAGCATCCGCGAAACTACAAATATGTTCAATGAAGTTATACAAAAGAAAATGATTGGCATCGGTAGTGCTGGAGTTTCACACAGACTAGACTTGTCCGCATCTGAAACTCTTCACTACGCAACTGAGCAGACTATCTTTGCATCTACATTGATATTTACAGGACTTAAAAAGCTAATCTTTGGAGAAGTTCCTGCTAAAGAACTTGGCGGTGTTATAAGTATAGTAAAACTAACCTCAGATGCCACAGATGCAGGTTGGATGAGCGTTTTGTTTTTTGCAGCACTTATCTCTGTAAACTTAGGAGTTTTAAACCTTCTTCCAATCCCTGCACTTGATGGTGGGCATATTATGTTTAATCTTTATGAATTTATATTTAGAAGAGAAGC
- a CDS encoding enoyl-ACP reductase, whose product MKDKVLFISGGTRGIGKAIVYAFASKGCNVAFTYASSADTANEIIADIEAKYGIKARAYKLNILEPLTYKDVYKEFDEDFDRLDYFISNAIISGRAVVGGFAPFMRLKPKGLGNIWTATVEAFVVGAQEAVKRMEKNGGGSIISMSSTGNLVYTPNYAGHGTNKAAVETMVKYAAAELGEKNIRVNAVSGGPIDTDALKAFPNYEEVKAEVVKRSPLNRMGDATDLTGACLFLCENSSSWLTGQTIVIDGGTSFQ is encoded by the coding sequence ATGAAAGATAAAGTATTATTTATTAGTGGTGGAACTCGAGGAATTGGTAAAGCTATAGTTTATGCTTTTGCATCTAAAGGATGCAATGTAGCATTTACTTATGCATCTAGTGCAGATACTGCAAATGAAATTATCGCTGATATTGAAGCCAAGTATGGCATCAAAGCTCGTGCTTATAAGCTAAATATTTTAGAACCTTTAACTTATAAAGATGTTTATAAAGAGTTTGATGAAGACTTTGATAGACTTGATTATTTTATATCAAATGCTATTATCTCTGGTCGTGCTGTAGTTGGTGGTTTTGCTCCATTTATGAGACTAAAGCCAAAAGGTCTTGGCAACATTTGGACAGCTACTGTAGAAGCATTTGTAGTTGGTGCTCAAGAAGCAGTTAAACGTATGGAGAAAAATGGTGGCGGTTCTATCATCTCTATGAGTTCTACAGGGAATCTTGTTTATACTCCAAACTATGCAGGTCACGGAACAAATAAAGCTGCAGTTGAGACAATGGTAAAATACGCAGCTGCTGAACTTGGTGAGAAAAACATTCGTGTAAATGCTGTAAGTGGTGGTCCAATCGACACAGATGCACTAAAAGCATTTCCAAACTATGAAGAAGTAAAAGCTGAAGTTGTAAAACGCTCACCACTTAATCGCATGGGAGATGCAACAGACCTCACAGGAGCTTGTCTTTTCTTATGTGAAAATTCATCTTCGTGGTTAACAGGTCAAACTATCGTCATAGATGGCGGAACTTCTTTTCAATAA